ACTTTTGAAGTACAGGGCATTTGACTCAGAGGATTGCCTCCTTGAATGAAGATGAGATCGTACTTACCAAAATTAGCAATGGGCAGAGGCTCTGTTTTAGCGCTTACTTTAAAAGGAGCGTTAAAGCCAAAACCGCTGTTGGAGAGATAGCTCACGCCACAGCCCACTTTTCCAAACAGTCCAAGCATCGCACCAAAAGCGTCGATGGCACGTAAAACACTGTGACCAAAGCTGTATTTTTGCACACCAATGCCAACCAAAATAGAGACTTTTTTACCCTGAATCAAGCGCAATAACGCACCCACATCGTCTAAATGAACCTCAGATTTATCGAGCAGTTTTCGCATCGGAATACCACTAATGTACTCTAAAAAATCTTTAGGATTAAGCGTGCGTTCGTTTAAAAACGTTTGATCTTCCATATCTTCTATCGCGATCAAACGACAGAGTAAGAGGGCTAAGTAAAGATCTCCCTTGGGTTTGATTTGGATGTGAAGTGCGGCATTTTGAGCAAGATCAATCTTAATGGGATCGATCACGATTAGAGTTTTACCTTTGAGGGCAGGAAGCATGTGTGAGTTGGTCACCGTAGGGTTTCGACCCCATAAAATGACAACTTCAGCTTCTTTTACATGTAAAGGTGACAAGCACAAATTTGCCCCTCTGCTCTCATTTACCCCAGCGTCTCCTGCTTCATCGCAAAGAGACCCGGAAGCGAGAACTGCCTTATGCTCAGCAAAAAAGCGCTTGGTGACACCTTGCATCACGCCAAGATTTCCACTGCCTTTAAAATAGAGCGTTTTGGAGGGTTCATGTGCTCTTAACTTCTCTTCTAAAATCCTCAAAGCCTCTTCCATGCTAATGCTTTGCCCCAAATACCGTGGCTCTTCAATACGTTCAAAGGTATGGTAGTGATTCAAGTGGTGGCAGAGGTAGCCTTGCGTTATGGGATGGCTTTTGTTGCCTTTGAGTTTGAGCTCTTCGTTCACAGCGATGCTGCACCCATCAAAACAGTCCAACGGACAAGTAGTCAAACGCATTCAAAGCCCCTCTTCGTAATTTATACGTACAATTATACCGCGTTCTATAAATGAAGTAGTTTATCTTCCAATGTTTCGACGCTTAACGCTTCATCGATGCCAAAGGTCACATGCTGATACTGCATCACGAGATCATGCTCACGCATTAAACGATCGATTTTGGCATAATCAATGGGCTCATTTTCGTTTACATGTAAAACTAAAAAATTGTCACTGTGAACACGTACGATAATCGCGTCAGGATAGATAGTAGAGATCGTTTTTGCGATCAAACATAGCAATTCATCGCCTTTTTTCCAGCCGTGCTTTTTGTTATACACCGCAAAATCCGTGCAGTTGAGATGATCCATTTGAAAGACTTTTAACTGATAATCTTGGGCATGGTTGAAGATAAATTTGAGGTAATTGACATTGTAAAAGCCGGTCAGTTGATCGCGAAAAGAGTACGAAAACCGCATCTCTTCGAGCAGATCTTTTGGCATCTGGGTTGTATTTTCAGGAAGAATTGCCTTTATAAAAATCTCTTGGGCAACATCGACAATGAGCGGATGGAACTGCCTTCCTCTCTCCTCGTTTAACACAGCCAAAGCCGCCTCACGACTTAAACTTTTACGATACGCCCGATTGGTGGTCATCGCATCAAATGCGTCTGCTACGGCAATGATTTGTGAGAAAAAAGGAATCTGCTCCGCTTTAAGCCCATGCGGATAACCACCACCATCGTAGCGTTCATGGTGCGATAACACCACTTCGGCAAGAAGCGTAAAAGGTTCGCGTGAAAGTAACTCGTAACTTGCCGTCACGTGGCGTTTGATCAGGGAGTACTCTACTTCGGTGAGTTTATCGGGTTTAAGCAAAATGGCATCAGGAATTTCGATTTTTCCGATGTCATGCAGCATTCCAGCTTTGTAGATAAAATCCGCCTCATCACTGCTATAGTCCATGGCAAGGACAATCATTTTTGCGTATTCGGCGACTCTTTGACTGTGTCCAGCGGTGTAGCTGTCACGTTTTTCCATCATATCAACGAGGGCATACATACTCTCCTCGTACATTTTGGTTTTTTCATTAAGATAGTCGCGACCGCGCGCATGAATCCACCAAATGGCAAAAAGTCCCAAAAGCCATGTCCCAAGATAGGTCACAATGAGAAAATAGAAGGTTTGAGGATTGGCTTCTTTAAACGTCGGCACTTTCATCTGAAGCGTCGTATACCCCATCAACGATCCCACCGTGTATTCATGGTGAACGTGACACGAGATGCACGCACTGCTCGCCAACATCGGCTTGACATAAAAGAGGTGTTTCTCCCCTGTTTTTTCAAAAACAATGTAGCCATCTTCTTTACGCTCTTTGACTTTAAGCACGGTATCTAAAGCTGAGGGTGAAAGATTGAGTGTTTTTGTGGAAGAGGAAATATCAAGTTCCATATCATTGTGTTTTGCAAGAACGGCGAGAAGCTCTTTAAGGGAGAAATTACTGCGAATGGTGTACTTTTGCTCATCATTCAACGCGTTTGCTTTTTGCTCATAGGCCCAATAAATAAAGGCAACCGACTGTTCAGCAACCCCTTTGATTTTCTCTAACGAGCTCTCTTCAATGTGTTTTTCTTCGTTGTAAAATTGATAGATCACAAAACAAGTTGTCAGCAGTGTCCAAAAGATGGTGAGTAAAATGGCGAGCTGTTTAAAGTATTTGATGCGTTTACTGACTGACATTTTTCTCTTTTTTCGCGTTGTGAAGGAGTAAAAGAGTCTAAGTCCAAAGGGATTTAGACTCCAAACAGGATTTAAATACTAATCTCTTTAATATCGGCAATGGCTTTGAACGCATTGTAAATCGAAGCAATCAGATTGTAACGATTGGCTCGGACGTTTACATCTTCTGTGTTAACCATGACATTGTTAAAGAAGGCGTCGATTTGAGGTTTGAGTGCAAAAAGTGCGTCTAAATTCTCTTCAAAAGAGGCATACTCTTTTGATACAACTGCATTAAAAGCAGCATAAAGCTCTTTTTCGTAGGTGGTATCAAAGAGTGTTTCATCCACAAGCGTTTGCTCTTTTACGTCCATATTTTTAATGATGTTGGCAACACGTTTGAAGGTTGAGAACATCTCTTTAAACCCATCATCTTGAACGATGCTAGAGAGCGCTTTTATCTTTTGAGACATCTTCACAATCTCACGCTCGCCGCTGCTAATAACCGCGGTGATAATCGAAGGATTGACATCAAAGAATTGATACATGCGCTCTAAGAAGAAGGTCTCAAGCACGTTAAAATCAAAGCTTTTATACGATTGACTCAGCGCAAAAAGATCGTTTTTAATATCAAACGCGATGCCTTGATTGAGAACGATTTTAACGATGCCATTGACCGCACGGCGCAATGCGTACGGGTCTTTATTTCCCGTTGGAATTTTGTCGATGCTAAAGAGCGCGATCAAAGAATCCAGTTTATACGAAAGCGCTACAATCGCGCTAAAAAGCGTGCTTGGAAGCGCACTCTCTTCCGAATTTGGGAGATACTGCTCTTTGAGTGCAAGGGCAAAAAGTTCATCTTCACCCATCGCCATCGCATAGTAGTAACCCATCAAACCTTGCAGTTCCGTAAACTCATAGACCATCTCGCTTAAAAGATCGCTTTTGCTGTACATCACCGATTTGTCCATCAATTCTTGCAAACGTTCAAAGTTCAAGCGCGTGTTTTGAGACAGAAGTGTGCTTTGATATTTATTCGTTAAGTACGTCGCAATCGCTTTTTCGCGAAGCTCTTTATCCAGAAGTGAGCCTAATCCATCCAGATAGGTAATGTCTTTAAGCCCTTCGTAACGCAGACCTCGTTTAAGGTCATTATCCAAGAAGAAAAGTGCGTCAGAAAGTCTGGCGCGAAGTACTTTTTCATTACCTCGAACGATCAGGTCATAATCATCACTGATTGCATTGGAAACAACGATGAAACGGTTGGTCAGATTCCCATCTTTAAAGACAGGAAAATAGCGTTGATTCTCTTTCATTGAAGTGATGATGACTTCGGGTGGCAAACGTAAAAATCGCTCTTCAAAACTGCCGATCAGCGCTTTTGGATACTCCGTAATCGCCACAACTTCGGCTAAAAGATCTTCATCGATTTCGATATGCACGCCCTCTTTGAGCTCAATCGCTTTAAAATCATTTAAAATAATCTCTTCACGTTTATTCGGATAAAGCACAACACCACGCTCCGCCAAACGCTCAAAATAATCCCCTGCAAACATATACGCAAATGGCTCATACGAAATGGTGCGGTGCGGATACGAAAATGGGGTGGATTCTACGCCAAAAAGAGAGAAAGGCACATGTTCATCCCCCATCATACAGCCGATCCAGCGAATCGGGCGAATGAAATGCTCTTCTAAAAAGCCCCAACGCATGGACTTTCCAAAGTTAAGCCCTTTGATAAATTGTTCGATCATCGCCTTAAGAAGGTTTTTGGAACTCTGTCCTGCAATGGTTTTTTTATAGTAAAGAACCTCTTTGCCGTCTTTCATTGCGCGGGAGATTTCACTAAAATCAACACCGCATTTTTTAGCAAAACCAAGTGCGGCAGGCGTTGGTGCGCCCTCTTTAAGTGCTACACTTAAAGGTGCTCCAAAGAACTCCTCTTCACGCTCATTTTGCTGTGTCGGGAATGCTTCATGCCAGAGCACTAAACGGCGTGGCGTGTAGTAAAAGTTAAACGCGCATGCTAGAGCATTTTTCTCTAAAATATCAAGCCAGAGTGTTTCAATATGGGGAAGTTCTTTCAAAAAAGGGATTGCGGGGAGCTCTTCAACGCCTATTTCTATCAAAAGGGGTTTGATCATTGATCGACCTTTACATGTAAATAATTTGATCTCATTTTAACCAAAGAGAGGTTAAATCGTCCTTTTACATGTAAAGGGATTGAGTGCGCTTAATGGCTACGTTTGCAGTGACCTACCAGCTTTGAAAAGAGCCAAATGGAAGGACAAAAATCGGTAATCGCCCAGACAACTGTCATTGCAATGACAAATCCTAGCAAAATCGTACCGTAAATCGAGCCAACACTCATCAAACAGCATGCAATAAACAAGACCACCGCCATCATTAAACGTTGAAGTTTTTCAGCACAAATCATTTTAAATCCTTTATGATAAATATAATGGATAACTATAAAAATAAAGGGCTTAAAAAGGTGTTATTTTTGTGACTTAATCCTTTAGCGTATGGAAAGTTGCAGTTATCGGGAAATGATCTGAGAAGCCAGAACCTTGGTGTTCGCCACGGCCTTTATTACTGATTTGCCACCGATTGGGGTTGCCATTTTCATCCAACATGTAAGGGCGGATAAAGACATTAAAGGAGGAAGGCGTGTACTCAATGCTTTTACGATCCATCAGTGATTTGGGGATAATGATATGATCTAACGCATTTTTTTGCTTGCCATAACTGTGAGAATACCGCCTGTTTTGCGGAAGTTCATACCAAAGGTTGTACAAAAGAGCCTTTTGATCGCCTGCTTGCAAAAAAGTGATAAGTCCCATACCCCAGTGCCCTTTTTGCTCTTGATACGGGGAGTTAAAATCGCCCAATACAATATATTCACGACTTTTCTCTTTTTCCAAAATTGTATGCAGTGTTTTAGCATAGACTAAACGCTCATCCTCTTTTTCGATGTACGCAGGCCAATGGTTGATGTAAAGATCCAACGGTCTTGCATCAACCATTACGCTAACACGGTGAATGCCTCTGGCTTGATTGGGCAACGCAATCGTAGAACTTTTTTCGATGGGAAAACGTGAGAGAAGTGCTGTATCAATAGAAACACGCTCTTTTTTAGTAGGGTAAAAGAGGTAAGGATATGCTTTGTCTCCAAGGGCAGTGTTGAGTTTTTGAAGCACCGCTTTGTTTTCAACTTCGGCTAAAACGATGATGTCAGCATTGATATCGCCTATCACACGAGCGAGATTGTTTATTTTTATCTGCAACATCGCCTCATTCCAGCCATGCTTGTTATAGGGCTGATACTCTTTGTATTCGCTACCATTTTTGGTTGCATCAAAGAGATTTTCGACATTGTACGTTGCGACTTTAAAGTCGAGTGCTGAAAGGAGTAACGGAATAAAAAGCAGACTCCAACGCATCAATTTTCACTACCGATCATGGGCTCAAATTCACCCGATTCGGTGTTAAAATACTCCAGTTCACCCGTTTCAAGATGATAATACCATGAACGAATAAAAAGCTCGCCTTCATTAACACGACGCTCGACATCGGGATACGTTAAGAGATTTTTGGATTGAAACAGAAGTGAAATTTTCTCCGTAAGCTCTAGCCTCTCAGATTGTGTCACATCTTGGCTGATAAGCTTTTGCGTCACGTAGTTTTTAGCATCCATTCCCAGTTCTAGCCATTTTTTGACATGGACTAAATTAATATCGGTGATCTTGGTGTACATCGTCTCAATCGCCCCACAATGCGAATGCCCGCAGATAATAATGTCCGTGACTTCTAAAACAGAAACTGCATACTCAATGCCCGCCGCCGTCGCGTGGTAATCATTATCGGGAGCAAAGGGAGGGACAAAATTGCCAATATTACGTAGGACAAAAAGCTCTCCAGGAGCTGAGTTGGTGATCAAGGCAGGATCGACACGAGAGTCACTGCAGGCGATAAATAAAACTTTTGGATGTTGCCCATTTTTAACAAGGTCCAAAAATTTGTTTTCGTATTTTTTAAACTTGGTATCTTTAAACTTCTCATACCCACTAATTAACTCCGCTATTTTCATCATCAAGCACGCTCCAAAGTTTTAGATGGCTAATTATAGTGAATCAGAATGAAAAAGAAATTACAAGCCAAAAATCATTATAATTACGTCATCTCTAAACCCTATAAAGGAAAAAAATGGAATTTAAAAACGTTACCGTTACGAAAAAAGCCAATGTCTATTTTGATGGCAAAGTGGTCAGTTATACCCTCACCTTTGATGACGGCTCCACCAAAACGCTCGGTTTTATGCAAGTAGGTGACTACACCTTTAACACAGGCGTAGCCGAAGTGATGGAGTTTTTAAGTGGTGAGCTGAGCGTGGAGCTTCCAAACCAAAAAGAGCCTTTAATCATTCATGAAAAAGCAATCTTTGAAGTGCCTGCTAATGCCTTGTTTACGTTACATGTAAAGACATGTGCTAGTTACTGTTGTTCTTACGTAAAATAATCTCAGGCGCTCTTAAAAGCGCTTCTATGTCCGTTACGTTCAAGGGTTCACTAAAATAGTACCCTTGAGCTTCATCGCAACCATTTTCTTTTAAAAAGTCTAACTGCTCTTTGGTTTCAACGCCCTCCGCGATCGTTTTAAGCCCCAAACTTTTTCCCAAAGCAATGATAATTTTAACGATCTCACGATCTTCTGGATCAATGCCAATATCACGAATAAAGCTCTGATCGATTTTGAGTTTATAGACTTTAAAACATTTCAAATAACTCAAAGAGGAGTACCCTGTACCAAAATCATCAATGGAAAGACGTATCCCTTTTTCAGAGAGTTCATTCATCGTCTCAATCGCATGAAGTGGATTTTGAGCAGCAGCACTCTCGGTCAACTCGATTTCCAAAAACCATGGCGGAAGCTTCACTTCATCGATAATCGTACTCACCAATTTGGAGAGATGCGCATGATGAAACTGCACGGCGGAGAGATTTACCGCCACACTCATCGCAGGAAAGCCCATATCCATCCACTGTTTCATCCTCGTTGCGGCGGTGCGCATCACCCATTCACCAATCAACAATATCTGACCGCTCTCTTCTGCAATCGGAATAAACTCCACCGGAGAGATCATCCCAAAATCAGGATGATTCCAACGAATCAATGCTTCAACACCTACAATTTTGCCATCGCTGAGCGAAATTTGTGGCTGGTAATGAAGACTCAACTCGCCTCTGGTATGCGCGTAACGAAGCGCATTTTCCAAGCTTAAGATACGCGCTGACCTGCTTTGAATCTCAGAGGTAAAGAAACGGTAATTGTTTCTGCCATTTTGTTTAGCCAAGTACATCGCCGCGTCCGCACTTTTAAAGAGCGTGTCGATGTCAGCGCCATCATTAGGGTACAGCGCAATTCCGATGGAAGCGGTCACGATCAGCTCATTAGTATCCAACTTAATCGGCTGTTCAATCGCTTGAAGCAAGCGTTTTGCCATGTGCGCGGCATCATCCACACTGACCCCTGGCAAGATCACGACAAACTCATCGCCGCCTTGACGTGAGAGGGTATCGACTTGACGTAAAAGTGGTTTGAGGCGTTTTGAAACCTTAACCAAAAGTTCATCGCCTATGGCATGTCCTAAAGTATCGTTAATATTTTTAAAGTGGTCAAAATCGATAAAAAGAACCGCTAACTGCTCATTTTGGTGCTGAACGATCTTAAGATCATGCTCCACGCGAAGGCGCAGTTGAAGCTTGTTGGGTAACGATGTGAGTGGATCAAAATACTCTAATTTTTGAATTTTTTCTTCATCTTCCCTGCGTGCCGTAATGTCACGCGAAACACCCAAAACACCTAAGAGTTCACTGTTCTTATCAAACACAGGCGTTTTAATCGTCTCAAAAAGCCCGTTGTAGCCATCTTCTTTAAAACTCAGCTCTTCTTCATTTCGCACAGGCTCTTTGGCATCCATCGCGATAATATCGTGTGTTCTAAAGAAATCTGCTAGTTGAAAATTCACAAAATCATAGTCACTTTTTCCCACGATCTCATGCTCTTTGGCTCCATAAAGACGCTCAAACGCTTTGTTGCAAAAAAGGTAGATGCCATTAGGGTCTTTGAGCCAAATCAGATCGGGAATTGCATTTAAGAGTACCTCAAATTGACGCGCCAACACATTTTTTTCGCCTGTTGTTTGAAGAACCTGAGATTCAAGCGCCACTTTCGTAATTTTGAGCTCAACCACTAATTTTGCCATATAGGCTAACATCAGGGCAAACATCAACGCCATCAGCACGCGCGCCATAAAAAGAACTGGACTCCCCCACCCTTTTTCAGGCGATATGGCAATCGTCCATGTGCCATTTGGCACATCAAATGTATAGACCACAGGATCGATGAGCGGTGTGCGTGTGGAGCTTAAAATGATCTGCTTCTCTTTGCTATCAGGATGGATGCGCCACATTTCATACATCAACTCTTCTTGGTCGAGTTGCGCAATTTTTGCATTATCAAAAATTTCAGAGATGCGAATCACCGCAGCGACAAATCCCCAAAAATGCTCTTTATTATCCCTATCTTCAAAAATGGGCAGACGCCCCACCAGACCAATGCCCCCTTGTGTCAAGTCCAACGGCCCAGCCAAGGTCAACTTACCGCTCTCGCGTGCTAAAAAAGACTCTTTATTTTGGGTTTTAGCTTCAAAAAGGTTGAGCCCCAGTGCTTTTTCGTTGCCTTGAAGTGGAGCAACTTGTTGGATGATGCCACGAGGGGCAATCGCGAGCTCAATCACACCAGGATAAGAAGGTAAAATCTCCTCAGCAATCTCTTCAAAATTGCGAATAAATCCACCATCATTTTGAGTCAGCAAAGCTTGGAGTGTGTAGGTTGACGAGAGTGCTCGATCGAGGTTAAATTTGATGTCATAACTGTAATTAGCAGCGATTGTATAGACTTTTGCCCGTTCTTTTTCGGACTCTAAGGTATGAAGGTTGTAAATGCTCAAGATTAACAGTACAAAAGAGAGCACAAAAACGACGACCAAGACAGTTCTAGGATCGCGCAAATGCACACGTGCCGTTCTATTCACACCACACCTCTTCTCTTAAGTTACCTTAATTGTATCAAAAAATGAAACCTTTTACAAAGCGCATAGCCGACGCAAATGCCCACTGGAAGTTAAAACCACCCAGTTCGCCCGTCACATCCATCACTTCACCAAGAAAATAAAGATCTTTACATGTAAGGCTTTCACAGTTTTCAGGATTGATCTCAGAAGTGCTAACACCGCCTCTGGTCGCTTCGGCTTTGGTGTAGCCAAAATTGCCCGCAGGGGCAAAGGTATAAGCT
Above is a genomic segment from Sulfurospirillum halorespirans DSM 13726 containing:
- a CDS encoding EAL domain-containing protein, yielding MNRTARVHLRDPRTVLVVVFVLSFVLLILSIYNLHTLESEKERAKVYTIAANYSYDIKFNLDRALSSTYTLQALLTQNDGGFIRNFEEIAEEILPSYPGVIELAIAPRGIIQQVAPLQGNEKALGLNLFEAKTQNKESFLARESGKLTLAGPLDLTQGGIGLVGRLPIFEDRDNKEHFWGFVAAVIRISEIFDNAKIAQLDQEELMYEMWRIHPDSKEKQIILSSTRTPLIDPVVYTFDVPNGTWTIAISPEKGWGSPVLFMARVLMALMFALMLAYMAKLVVELKITKVALESQVLQTTGEKNVLARQFEVLLNAIPDLIWLKDPNGIYLFCNKAFERLYGAKEHEIVGKSDYDFVNFQLADFFRTHDIIAMDAKEPVRNEEELSFKEDGYNGLFETIKTPVFDKNSELLGVLGVSRDITARREDEEKIQKLEYFDPLTSLPNKLQLRLRVEHDLKIVQHQNEQLAVLFIDFDHFKNINDTLGHAIGDELLVKVSKRLKPLLRQVDTLSRQGGDEFVVILPGVSVDDAAHMAKRLLQAIEQPIKLDTNELIVTASIGIALYPNDGADIDTLFKSADAAMYLAKQNGRNNYRFFTSEIQSRSARILSLENALRYAHTRGELSLHYQPQISLSDGKIVGVEALIRWNHPDFGMISPVEFIPIAEESGQILLIGEWVMRTAATRMKQWMDMGFPAMSVAVNLSAVQFHHAHLSKLVSTIIDEVKLPPWFLEIELTESAAAQNPLHAIETMNELSEKGIRLSIDDFGTGYSSLSYLKCFKVYKLKIDQSFIRDIGIDPEDREIVKIIIALGKSLGLKTIAEGVETKEQLDFLKENGCDEAQGYYFSEPLNVTDIEALLRAPEIILRKNNSN
- the glyS gene encoding glycine--tRNA ligase subunit beta; this translates as MIKPLLIEIGVEELPAIPFLKELPHIETLWLDILEKNALACAFNFYYTPRRLVLWHEAFPTQQNEREEEFFGAPLSVALKEGAPTPAALGFAKKCGVDFSEISRAMKDGKEVLYYKKTIAGQSSKNLLKAMIEQFIKGLNFGKSMRWGFLEEHFIRPIRWIGCMMGDEHVPFSLFGVESTPFSYPHRTISYEPFAYMFAGDYFERLAERGVVLYPNKREEIILNDFKAIELKEGVHIEIDEDLLAEVVAITEYPKALIGSFEERFLRLPPEVIITSMKENQRYFPVFKDGNLTNRFIVVSNAISDDYDLIVRGNEKVLRARLSDALFFLDNDLKRGLRYEGLKDITYLDGLGSLLDKELREKAIATYLTNKYQSTLLSQNTRLNFERLQELMDKSVMYSKSDLLSEMVYEFTELQGLMGYYYAMAMGEDELFALALKEQYLPNSEESALPSTLFSAIVALSYKLDSLIALFSIDKIPTGNKDPYALRRAVNGIVKIVLNQGIAFDIKNDLFALSQSYKSFDFNVLETFFLERMYQFFDVNPSIITAVISSGEREIVKMSQKIKALSSIVQDDGFKEMFSTFKRVANIIKNMDVKEQTLVDETLFDTTYEKELYAAFNAVVSKEYASFEENLDALFALKPQIDAFFNNVMVNTEDVNVRANRYNLIASIYNAFKAIADIKEISI
- a CDS encoding endonuclease/exonuclease/phosphatase family protein; this translates as MRWSLLFIPLLLSALDFKVATYNVENLFDATKNGSEYKEYQPYNKHGWNEAMLQIKINNLARVIGDINADIIVLAEVENKAVLQKLNTALGDKAYPYLFYPTKKERVSIDTALLSRFPIEKSSTIALPNQARGIHRVSVMVDARPLDLYINHWPAYIEKEDERLVYAKTLHTILEKEKSREYIVLGDFNSPYQEQKGHWGMGLITFLQAGDQKALLYNLWYELPQNRRYSHSYGKQKNALDHIIIPKSLMDRKSIEYTPSSFNVFIRPYMLDENGNPNRWQISNKGRGEHQGSGFSDHFPITATFHTLKD
- a CDS encoding HD domain-containing phosphohydrolase, producing the protein MSVSKRIKYFKQLAILLTIFWTLLTTCFVIYQFYNEEKHIEESSLEKIKGVAEQSVAFIYWAYEQKANALNDEQKYTIRSNFSLKELLAVLAKHNDMELDISSSTKTLNLSPSALDTVLKVKERKEDGYIVFEKTGEKHLFYVKPMLASSACISCHVHHEYTVGSLMGYTTLQMKVPTFKEANPQTFYFLIVTYLGTWLLGLFAIWWIHARGRDYLNEKTKMYEESMYALVDMMEKRDSYTAGHSQRVAEYAKMIVLAMDYSSDEADFIYKAGMLHDIGKIEIPDAILLKPDKLTEVEYSLIKRHVTASYELLSREPFTLLAEVVLSHHERYDGGGYPHGLKAEQIPFFSQIIAVADAFDAMTTNRAYRKSLSREAALAVLNEERGRQFHPLIVDVAQEIFIKAILPENTTQMPKDLLEEMRFSYSFRDQLTGFYNVNYLKFIFNHAQDYQLKVFQMDHLNCTDFAVYNKKHGWKKGDELLCLIAKTISTIYPDAIIVRVHSDNFLVLHVNENEPIDYAKIDRLMREHDLVMQYQHVTFGIDEALSVETLEDKLLHL
- a CDS encoding pyrimidine/purine nucleoside phosphorylase, whose product is MEFKNVTVTKKANVYFDGKVVSYTLTFDDGSTKTLGFMQVGDYTFNTGVAEVMEFLSGELSVELPNQKEPLIIHEKAIFEVPANALFTLHVKTCASYCCSYVK
- a CDS encoding phosphoribosylaminoimidazole synthetase, whose protein sequence is MICAEKLQRLMMAVVLFIACCLMSVGSIYGTILLGFVIAMTVVWAITDFCPSIWLFSKLVGHCKRSH
- a CDS encoding molybdopterin-dependent oxidoreductase, yielding MRLTTCPLDCFDGCSIAVNEELKLKGNKSHPITQGYLCHHLNHYHTFERIEEPRYLGQSISMEEALRILEEKLRAHEPSKTLYFKGSGNLGVMQGVTKRFFAEHKAVLASGSLCDEAGDAGVNESRGANLCLSPLHVKEAEVVILWGRNPTVTNSHMLPALKGKTLIVIDPIKIDLAQNAALHIQIKPKGDLYLALLLCRLIAIEDMEDQTFLNERTLNPKDFLEYISGIPMRKLLDKSEVHLDDVGALLRLIQGKKVSILVGIGVQKYSFGHSVLRAIDAFGAMLGLFGKVGCGVSYLSNSGFGFNAPFKVSAKTEPLPIANFGKYDLIFIQGGNPLSQMPCTSKVKEGLDKAKCIVYFGLHENETSAKAHLIIPAKSFLEKEDLKLSYGHHFIGRMPKLVESALGISEYGLAQAMLKAFGHEALQSEESIIEGVIASNSTLKEGFLISKTYEDLPYEKTFYTPSGKFEFLDEYEDEPLEEEGFFLIAAKQNKSLNSQFVTDDYLYVPRSLGFVQEDRVRLTNRYGSCEYSVMPSDTLRDDCLLLYSGAKNANQLTPHAMSQKGQCAIYQEMKVKLEKVT
- a CDS encoding carbonic anhydrase, whose protein sequence is MKIAELISGYEKFKDTKFKKYENKFLDLVKNGQHPKVLFIACSDSRVDPALITNSAPGELFVLRNIGNFVPPFAPDNDYHATAAGIEYAVSVLEVTDIIICGHSHCGAIETMYTKITDINLVHVKKWLELGMDAKNYVTQKLISQDVTQSERLELTEKISLLFQSKNLLTYPDVERRVNEGELFIRSWYYHLETGELEYFNTESGEFEPMIGSEN